The following are encoded together in the Drosophila takahashii strain IR98-3 E-12201 chromosome X, DtakHiC1v2, whole genome shotgun sequence genome:
- the Hsp60A gene encoding heat shock protein 60A: MFRLPVSLARTSISRQLAMRGYAKDVRFGPEVRALMLQGVDVLADAVAVTMGPKGRNVIIEQSWGSPKITKDGVTVAKSIELKDKFQNIGAKLVQDVANNTNEEAGDGTTTATVLARAIAKEGFEKISKGANPVEIRRGVMLAVETVKDNLKTMSRPVKTPEEIAQVATISANGDQAIGNLISEAMKKVGRDGVITVKDGKTLNDELEVIEGMKFDRGYISPYFINSSKGAKVEFQDALLLLSEKKISSVQSIIPALELANAQRKPLVIIAEDIDGEALSTLVVNRLKIGLQVAAVKAPGFGDNRKSTLTDMAIASGGIVFGDDADLVKLEDVKVSDLGQVGEVVITKDDTLLLKGKGKKEDVLRRANQIKEQIEDTTSEYEKEKLQERLARLASGVALLRVGGSSEVEVNEKKDRVHDALNATRAAVEEGIVPGGGTALLRCIEKLDAVKTNNEDQNLGVEIVRRALRMPCMTIAKNAGVDGAMVVAKVETQAGDYGYDALKGEYGNLIEKGIIDPTKVVRTAITDASGVASLLTTAEAVVTEIPKEDGAPGMPGMGGMGGMGGMGGMGGMM; the protein is encoded by the exons CGCCCTGATGCTCCAGGGCGTCGATGTGCTGGCCGATGCGGTGGCGGTGACCATGGGCCCCAAGGGACGCAACGTGATCATCGAGCAGTCGTGGGGCTCGCCCAAGATCACCAAGGACGGCGTGACGGTGGCCAAGTCCATTGAGCTGAAGGACAAGTTCCAGAATATCGGTGCCAAGTTGGTCCAGGATGTGGCCAATAATACCAATGAGGAGGCCGGTGATGGCACCACCACAGCCACTGTTTTGGCACGCGCCATCGCAAAGGAGGGCTTCGAGAAGATCTCCAAGGGCGCCAATCCCGTCGAGATTCGACGCGGCGTCATGCTGGCCGTGGAGACGGTCAAGGACAACCTGAAGACGATGTCGCGGCCCGTGAAGACGCCCGAGGAGATCGCCCAGGTGGCCACGATTTCGGCCAACGGCGACCAGGCCATCGGCAATCTGATCAGCGAGGCCATGAAGAAGGTGGGACGCGATGGCGTCATTACCGTCAAGGACGGCAAGACCCTGAACGATGAGCTGGAGGTGATCGAGGGCATGAAGTTCGATCGCGGCTACATTTCGCCGTACTTCATCAACTCGTCGAAGGGCGCCAAGGTGGAGTTCCAGGAcgctttgctgctgctctccgAGAAGAAGATCTCCTCGGTGCAGAGCATCATTCCCGCTTTGGAGCTGGCCAACGCCCAGCGCAAGCCGCTGGTCATCATTGCCGAGGATATCGATGGTGAGGCTTTGAGCACCTTGGTGGTGAATCGCCTCAAGATTGGCCTGCAGGTGGCCGCCGTCAAGGCGCCTGGTTTCGGTGATAACCGCAAGAGCACCCTCACCGACATGGCCATCGCCTCCGGGGGCATTGTCTTCGGCGACGATGCCGATCTCGTCAAGCTGGAGGACGTCAAGGTCAGCGATCTGGGTCAGGTGGGCGAGGTGGTCATCACCAAGGACGACACGCTGCTGCTGAAGGGCAAGGGCAAGAAGGAGGATGTGCTGCGTCGCGCCAACCAGATCAAGGAGCAGATCGAGGACACCACCTCCGAGTACGAGAAGGAGAAGCTGCAGGAGCGCCTGGCCCGCTTGGCCTCGGGCGTTGCCCTGCTCCGCGTCGGCGGCTCCAGCGAGGTGGAGGTCAACGAGAAGAAGGATCGCGTGCATGATGCCCTCAACGCCACCCGGGCGGCCGTCGAAGAGGGAATCGTTCCCGGCGGCGGCACCGCTCTGCTGCGCTGCATCGAGAAGCTGGATGCCGTGAAGACCAACAACGAGGATCAG AACCTCGGCGTGGAGATCGTGCGTCGCGCCCTGCGCATGCCCTGCATGACCATTGCCAAGAACGCCGGCGTCGATGGCGCCATGGTGGTGGCCAAGGTGGAGACCCAGGCCGGCGACTACGGCTACGATGCGCTGAAGGGCGAGTACGGCAACCTGATCGAGAAGGGCATCATCGATCCCACCAAGGTGGTGCGCACCGCCATCACGGACGCCTCCGGCGTGGCCTCCCTGCTGACCACCGCCGAGGCCGTGGTCACCGAGATCCCCAAGGAGGATGGCGCTCCTGGCATGCCCGGCATGGGTGGAATGGGCGGCATGGGAGGCATGGGCGGCATGGGTGGCATGATGTAA